One Haladaptatus sp. ZSTT2 genomic window, CTTCGAACTCGGTCGCAAACTCTTCGATACGAGCAGTGAACGTGTTTGGAAGTCCCGAGAGTGAGTTCACCGCCATCTCGATCGCGAACAGCGGGTGTGAGCGGTCACGGATCTGCCGTGCTTCAGTCGCGCCGGTGTTGAACGGTCGCTGCTCGTCGATTTCGGTCAGAATCACATCGTAGTCCAACCCCCGCTGGGCGTACGTCCGCATGTCTTCGATGTCGCGTCGACGACCACTCGCTAGGTCACCACCGGAAACCGCTTTGAGCAAGAACATATCTTCATCGGCGAGGACGAATGCCATTGCGCGATTCCCCGTCCAGAACTCCTCCGCTCGGTCGTGCATCCGGTTGGTGATCCACACTTTCCCGACGACTTGCCGTTCGAAGATATCGATCTGGAAGCCGCGCTCCTTGTGGTGCAGCTCGACAGTTTTCCCGACACCCTCAAACGACTCCGTTGGCTCGCTGACGACCGCGAATCCCTGCGACGTGAGTGTCTGGTAGACGTGCTCGAATTCGGATACCACACCCAACGCGAGATCGATATCCTCGGTCTGGTCCTTTAAGCCCCGAACCGTCATCGCAGACCCACCAAGGAGATACACAGTTACAGACTCTGAGAGCCAGTTGTCGAACTCCTCGAGAAACGCTTTGATCGCCTCGCCACCCCTGAATGCAGTCATGATACTTCGTACTGCTCTTTGAGCGCCATGAATTCTGCTTCACTCGGGAGGACGACGGGGGAGTCATCCGACACATCGAACGCTCCCTCAAGTGGTCGATACATCGCAGCTACTGTGGATTCCAACTCGTACCACTGTGCAGTCTCCGTCAGCGTCTCTTGGTCGATGTCCAGCTTCTCGATCAAGAGCATTGCATAACTGACGCGGCGGGAGCCGCTATCGAGGACGAGCGTGTGGCACACCACGTCGGCAGGTGTGAGTTCCTCGTCGGGGGCATACCAGAACGCGGGTTCGCCCGCGAGGAAGAACTGCAGGCCGTACGCTGCAAACCGAGCGAGTCCGGTCAGTTGCCAGTCGGAGGCTGCCTCAAGTGCCTCCGTATCCGCGGCTGTCTGGACGCGGATGAGCGCCCGTTTCGGATCACACCATTCGAGGGTCGCACTCGGCGCGAGTGCCCGGACTCGCGCCCGGTGCTCGTGTCGTACGACAGCACGGGCGAACGCCAGCAGCGGAGAGAGATCTTCACTCAACGCGTACTCCGGGCCGGACGGGGACAGCATCGCCCGATGCTTGAGCGGCGACAGCGCCTTGTGAACGCCCTGGCGTGTAATCTCGAGTCGCGCTGCGATCTCGGACACCCGACGAGGCTCGTCGAGGTACCAGCACACTCGGAGTGTGGCCGGCGAGAGGAGGTCGGCCCACTCGACGTGGTCGAGTTCCGACTGGAGGGTCCGGTACGCTTCGACGACCGGATGGTCCGTGACATGGACCCACCGCTGGTTATTGGGCCCACGACGTTCGGCGAGAAGTCCCGCTTCGAGCAACTCATCGAGGACGTCGTAGAGGTGTACCTGCGAATACTCGATTTCTGTCGCCAGCTCGGCTGCTGTCGCTTCCCGGCCAGTACTCAATGCGTCAATGACGGCGAGTCCGGCCTTGGTGAGCATCTATGTCTACTCTAAACCTCATTCGTATAAATACGTTTCTTGATTTAGGTTGACGATTTAGTTATTCGGTGACGAGATCTGCGAGCGCGTGCTCTAGCTCTTTGCTTTCCTCGTTGCTGTCGAAGAGCAACGAAGCGAACGTGGAACGTTTATCCTCTGCACGCGTCGGACTCACCATCTCTCATGTCGTTTCGATTCAGCCAATTCTCGTGTGCGATGCTGATGGACTCACTGTTGCGAGACCCGGTTCAGTTGGCCAGTGCCACTAGTGTCCCGCCGCTCTCTCTGTCGAGGGTGAAGTCCCAAAGGACCGGAACGTAGAGCCGTCCGTCCGCTGCGACCGCGTCGTAGCCGATGTTCCCGGGCTGTTCGCGTCGCCAGCGGACCTCCCCGTTCCGGCGGTCGACGGCGAACGTGTTTGCCGGCTCATCAACTCCCGGCTTCTCAGTAGTGACGATGACAGACCGTTCGGTCACGAGCGGGCGAGTCCGGAGGAAGACGCCCTCTTCGGAGGCAAGGGAGACACGCCAGCGCTCGGTGCCATCCGCGGTGTCGAGCGCCACCAGCGCCCCGTCATCGGTCGGGAGGTAGAGCCGGTCCCCGTCGGTCGAGACGCCGGCTGTCGATCGTACGGGGGCCGTCCAGCGAACCTCCCCGGTCGTGGCCGACAGTGCGTGGAGCTGGTCGCCAGGGATATATGCGTCGCCATCAACCACGGTTGGGGTCTCGAAGTCGGTCTCTCCGGGTGCGTACCGCCACTCCGTCAGCGGGTCCCCAACAGTGCCGGGCTGGATGGCGACGACGCTCCCAAGCACCCGTGTCGTGTAGAGGACGTAGCCGCTGCCAGCAGCGGGGACGGCCGTCGAGAACCGGTCGTCGCCGGTGGTGTAGGTCCAGCCCTCTTGGCCGCGCGTGTCGAGGGCCAGCAGCGTCTCGCCAGTAGAGGCGAATACCCGACCATCGCGGCCGAGGACTGCCTCGTTCACCGATCCGGAAGTTTCCCGACTCCACCGCGGACTCCCGTCGCGGGCGTCGAGCGCGTACACCCCATCTAGGCCGCCGACGTACACAGAGCCACGGTGGACGACCGGGGGACACCCAGATGACCCGCCGCCTCCACCCGGCAGCGTCCGCCGCCAGCGTTCTTCGCCGTCCCCGTCGAGGGCGAGCACCGTGCCAGCTTCGCCCGACTCCGGGGCCGGCCCGGCGTGAACGAACACTCGATCCTCGACCACGGCCGGGGAGGTCAGGCCCCCCTCGAAGCTGACCGACCAGACCGGGTCAGGGTCATCGACCCGGACCTCGGGGGCGAACCCCGCATGGCCGGGCGTGCGTCCGAACTGCGCCCAGCCGCGTTCCTCACCGGGAAGTGGGTCGGTTGTCGTCTCAGTAGTTCGGGGCCAGCCACCGCCGAACCGCTCGGTTGAGCAGCCGGCGAGGGCGGCGCCACCGGCGACCCCGATGGCCGCAAGTAGTCGGCGTCTCGTATGAAGGGACACTGTTACTACTGCTGTAGCCGAGAAAATAATGCTGTCGACAAAGTCAGAGGGTTCCAACAGAACCGATTGAGAGAGAGGCTAAATCGGTGCTGTTCGACCGATCCTTTCCTCAGGATTCGACCTTGGTGTTTGCTTTCTCCGAAGCACCTGGCCGGGTGAGCAGTCCTACTTGTTCCAGAAGCGTGGTGGCCTCAACGATTCGCTCTCGGTCGGGTGAGTCCAGTTGCTCGATGTCGATGCTGTTGAGGTT contains:
- a CDS encoding MarR family transcriptional regulator; the protein is MLTKAGLAVIDALSTGREATAAELATEIEYSQVHLYDVLDELLEAGLLAERRGPNNQRWVHVTDHPVVEAYRTLQSELDHVEWADLLSPATLRVCWYLDEPRRVSEIAARLEITRQGVHKALSPLKHRAMLSPSGPEYALSEDLSPLLAFARAVVRHEHRARVRALAPSATLEWCDPKRALIRVQTAADTEALEAASDWQLTGLARFAAYGLQFFLAGEPAFWYAPDEELTPADVVCHTLVLDSGSRRVSYAMLLIEKLDIDQETLTETAQWYELESTVAAMYRPLEGAFDVSDDSPVVLPSEAEFMALKEQYEVS
- a CDS encoding outer membrane protein assembly factor BamB family protein; amino-acid sequence: MLALDGDGEERWRRTLPGGGGGSSGCPPVVHRGSVYVGGLDGVYALDARDGSPRWSRETSGSVNEAVLGRDGRVFASTGETLLALDTRGQEGWTYTTGDDRFSTAVPAAGSGYVLYTTRVLGSVVAIQPGTVGDPLTEWRYAPGETDFETPTVVDGDAYIPGDQLHALSATTGEVRWTAPVRSTAGVSTDGDRLYLPTDDGALVALDTADGTERWRVSLASEEGVFLRTRPLVTERSVIVTTEKPGVDEPANTFAVDRRNGEVRWRREQPGNIGYDAVAADGRLYVPVLWDFTLDRESGGTLVALAN